The following proteins are co-located in the Streptomyces sp. DT2A-34 genome:
- a CDS encoding helix-turn-helix domain-containing protein — MTPDEAAAELGVTKRVLMDSYRRWGIPYLKVGKHVRFRTRDLHNWVEVRMQHN; from the coding sequence ATGACGCCGGATGAGGCAGCCGCAGAACTCGGCGTCACCAAGCGGGTCCTCATGGACTCGTACCGACGCTGGGGCATCCCGTACCTCAAGGTCGGCAAGCACGTCCGTTTCCGAACTCGCGATCTGCACAACTGGGTTGAGGTGCGCATGCAGCACAACTAG